A single genomic interval of Amycolatopsis albispora harbors:
- a CDS encoding phosphate signaling complex PhoU family protein, with protein MRERFHGRLEELGGQLVRLSAAAAAELRLANRALFEHEPALAAEVKRTDRLLDSARDECEHTAHRLLALEAPVAGDLRLVLVAVYCADRLERMGDLARHIAETAARAHPDPAVPDDLLPAFEQLAECTAAMADDLCVFLSETGETGGTAFAQLHAADAEVDALQQHVLAEVTGPDWRHGVPAAVNATLLARFYGRFADQAVSVARRADFAATGALPR; from the coding sequence GTGCGGGAGCGATTTCACGGCCGGCTCGAGGAGCTGGGCGGCCAGCTGGTCCGGTTGTCCGCCGCGGCGGCGGCCGAGTTGCGGCTGGCGAACCGGGCGCTGTTCGAACACGAACCGGCGCTGGCCGCGGAAGTGAAGCGCACCGACCGCCTGCTCGACTCCGCCCGGGACGAATGCGAGCACACCGCACACCGGCTGCTGGCGCTGGAGGCGCCGGTCGCCGGTGATCTTCGGCTGGTGCTGGTCGCCGTCTACTGTGCCGACCGGTTGGAGCGCATGGGCGATCTGGCCAGGCACATCGCGGAAACGGCGGCACGGGCGCACCCCGACCCGGCGGTGCCGGACGACCTGCTGCCCGCCTTCGAGCAACTGGCGGAGTGCACCGCGGCGATGGCCGACGACCTGTGCGTGTTCCTCAGCGAAACCGGGGAAACCGGGGGCACGGCCTTCGCGCAACTGCACGCGGCCGACGCCGAGGTGGACGCGCTGCAGCAGCACGTGCTCGCCGAGGTGACCGGACCGGACTGGCGGCACGGCGTGCCCGCCGCGGTGAACGCCACGCTGCTCGCCCGGTTCTACGGCCGCTTCGCCGACCAGGCGGTCTCCGTGGCCCGCCGGGCCGACTTCGCTGCCACCGGCGCCCTGCCCCGCTGA
- a CDS encoding CYTH and CHAD domain-containing protein, producing MSTRTALERERKFEFPLDLAIPDLRARGPVASQADPVEERLEATYYDTPRYDLIRAGVTLRRRTGGGDDGWHLKLPVGPDAREEITLPLGESDGEVPAELAELVRGHSRGEELIAIAGLRTVRYSVELADADGRVLATLTDDHVTGEAAGAVARLDQWRELELELAADADDQTMAVLAELVADAGAVPSEWPSKLRRLIGDLLAEPPSPRPGKRASAGEVVLHYLRTQVDAMRRHDAGVRRDTEDSVHQMRVAMRRLRSALGSFRRVLDRDAVQGLREELKWLGGELGPVRDNEVLHAGLAKQVAELPRELTIGPVATYLDTYCEQRGEQAKAAALTALNSTRYLELLRALDALLDDPPLTAKANRPARKELRHAVHRADRRLRRAVAALTDAEDRDAALHEVRKKAKQARYTADAVRPVAGKKLNTWRKRVKAVQSTLGDHHDSVVARAELVRLAVAADRDGHSSFSYGVLHGRNAVAAAALDEEFGTRWRRVTGGPRPGRPK from the coding sequence ATGAGCACACGCACCGCGCTGGAGCGCGAGCGGAAGTTCGAATTCCCGCTGGACCTCGCCATTCCGGATCTGCGTGCGCGTGGCCCGGTGGCCAGCCAGGCCGATCCGGTCGAGGAACGGCTCGAGGCGACCTACTACGACACCCCGCGCTACGACCTCATCCGCGCCGGGGTGACGCTGCGGCGGCGCACCGGCGGCGGGGACGACGGCTGGCACCTGAAACTGCCCGTCGGCCCGGACGCGCGTGAGGAGATCACCCTGCCGCTGGGCGAATCCGACGGTGAGGTCCCGGCGGAACTCGCGGAGCTGGTGCGCGGGCACAGCCGTGGTGAGGAGCTGATCGCCATCGCCGGTCTGCGCACCGTGCGGTACTCGGTGGAGCTGGCCGACGCGGACGGCCGCGTGCTCGCCACGCTGACCGATGACCACGTGACCGGCGAGGCGGCCGGGGCGGTGGCGCGGCTGGACCAGTGGCGGGAACTGGAACTCGAACTGGCCGCCGACGCCGATGACCAGACCATGGCGGTACTGGCCGAGCTGGTCGCCGACGCCGGTGCGGTGCCGTCGGAATGGCCGTCGAAACTGCGGCGGCTGATCGGCGACCTGCTCGCGGAACCGCCGAGCCCGCGGCCCGGGAAGCGGGCTTCCGCGGGCGAAGTCGTGCTGCACTACCTGCGCACCCAGGTGGACGCCATGCGCCGCCACGACGCTGGCGTGCGCCGCGACACCGAGGACTCGGTGCACCAGATGCGGGTGGCGATGCGGCGGCTGCGCAGCGCCCTCGGCTCGTTCCGCCGGGTGCTCGACCGCGACGCCGTACAAGGGCTGCGCGAGGAACTCAAGTGGCTCGGCGGTGAGCTGGGGCCGGTGCGTGACAACGAGGTTCTGCACGCCGGGCTCGCGAAGCAGGTGGCCGAGCTGCCGCGGGAACTGACCATCGGCCCGGTCGCCACCTATCTCGACACCTACTGCGAACAACGCGGTGAACAGGCCAAGGCCGCCGCGCTCACCGCGTTGAACAGCACGCGGTACCTCGAACTGCTCCGGGCGCTCGACGCGCTGCTCGACGACCCGCCGCTGACCGCCAAGGCGAACCGCCCGGCCAGGAAGGAACTGCGTCACGCCGTGCACCGCGCGGACCGGCGGCTGCGGCGCGCGGTCGCGGCACTCACAGACGCCGAGGACCGGGACGCGGCGCTGCACGAGGTCCGCAAGAAGGCCAAGCAGGCGCGGTACACCGCCGACGCGGTGCGCCCGGTGGCGGGCAAGAAGCTGAACACCTGGCGGAAACGGGTCAAGGCGGTGCAGTCCACCCTCGGCGACCACCACGACAGCGTGGTCGCGCGGGCGGAACTGGTCCGGCTGGCGGTGGCGGCCGACCGCGACGGGCACAGCTCGTTCTCCTACGGCGTGCTCCACGGCCGCAACGCGGTCGCCGCGGCCGCGCTGGACGAGGAGTTCGGCACGCGGTGGCGGCGGGTCACCGGCGGCCCGCGACCGGGCAGGCCGAAATGA
- a CDS encoding response regulator — MPVIRVVLVEDHDMVAEAMELVFAGIGDIDLAARAGSMAAAVREVELVNPDLVVLDRRLPDGDGIELIGRLRELPAAPKVLLLTAEVSAAVATRVVEAGGSGVVAKTAGLDQLADAIRRAAAGEMVFDAVLLGEVIDRLSGRAAPAELTTREREILRLFAEGATVEEITQRLHLARNTVRNHAQRALVKLGAHSRLEAVAIARRRGLLD, encoded by the coding sequence ATGCCGGTGATCCGTGTCGTACTCGTGGAAGACCACGACATGGTGGCCGAAGCCATGGAACTCGTCTTCGCCGGGATCGGCGACATCGATCTCGCCGCCAGGGCCGGTTCGATGGCCGCCGCGGTGCGTGAGGTCGAGCTGGTCAACCCGGATCTGGTGGTGCTGGACCGCAGGCTGCCCGACGGTGACGGCATCGAGCTGATCGGGCGCCTGCGTGAGCTGCCCGCCGCGCCGAAGGTCCTGCTGCTCACCGCCGAGGTCAGCGCGGCCGTGGCGACCAGGGTGGTGGAGGCTGGCGGCTCGGGTGTGGTGGCCAAGACCGCCGGGCTGGACCAGCTGGCCGACGCCATCCGCCGGGCCGCGGCGGGGGAGATGGTGTTCGACGCGGTGCTGCTCGGCGAGGTGATCGACCGGCTGTCCGGGCGGGCCGCGCCCGCCGAGCTGACCACCCGCGAGCGCGAGATCCTGCGCCTGTTCGCCGAGGGCGCCACCGTCGAGGAGATCACCCAGCGGCTGCACCTGGCGCGCAACACCGTGCGCAACCACGCTCAGCGGGCGCTGGTGAAGCTGGGTGCGCATTCGCGGCTGGAAGCGGTCGCCATCGCGCGCCGGCGCGGCCTGCTGGACTGA
- a CDS encoding ATP-binding protein, producing the protein MLSWAARATPATTVLPADLTAEGEARRFVARVLSAWQGTLPFEDATLIASELVANVVRHAGGAPKLSIASTAGGIRIECEDGNPLPPRPKAGGPDGGWGLALVERLSQRWGVRPRGAGKVVWCEMRLPSPHGHG; encoded by the coding sequence ATGCTGAGCTGGGCAGCGCGGGCCACTCCGGCGACCACGGTGCTACCGGCCGACCTCACCGCCGAAGGCGAAGCCCGCCGGTTCGTCGCGCGCGTGCTGTCGGCCTGGCAGGGCACCCTGCCCTTCGAAGACGCCACGCTGATCGCCTCGGAACTCGTCGCGAACGTGGTGCGCCACGCCGGTGGTGCGCCGAAGCTGAGCATCGCCAGCACCGCGGGCGGCATCCGGATCGAATGCGAGGACGGCAACCCGCTGCCGCCGCGGCCGAAGGCGGGCGGCCCGGACGGGGGCTGGGGACTGGCGCTGGTGGAACGGCTGTCACAACGGTGGGGAGTGCGCCCGCGGGGCGCGGGTAAGGTCGTCTGGTGCGAAATGCGGCTGCCCTCGCCCCACGGGCATGGCTGA